From the genome of Rhineura floridana isolate rRhiFlo1 chromosome 7, rRhiFlo1.hap2, whole genome shotgun sequence, one region includes:
- the WBP1L gene encoding WW domain binding protein 1-like isoform X2: MKGRKVLLLPNGKRSMGGMSISGYSSSRDKETCIGINNQSYICETGHCCGQSQCCNYYYELWWFWLVWTIIIILSCCCVCHHRRAKHRLQAQQRQHEINLIAYREAHNYSTLPFYFRFLPNYLLPPYEEVVNRPPTPPPPYSALHQQCVTPGSSSATPDTRNLQPGQTGCLAGAGSNNGSTDSTASPSIGDPESSTPLVERSTAKATNGEQRNSISGAELEEMADHVPCSDKESECKEELLKDYNSESLDHNSAFSDAKDKTPGRHRRFTGDSGIEICICNQGHHDSDLKELDGLIDDGPMDFCDSCSGHPPHGDEEEGLFSASDEQHREHNHHHLPRQPACVLLNTINEQDSPNSHANTSPS, encoded by the exons GACAAAGAAACCTGCATAGGAATCAACAATCAGAGTTACATCTGTGAAACAGGCCACTGCTGTGGACAGTCTCAATGCTGCAATTACTATTATGAACTCTGGT GGTTCTGGCTAGTATGGACGATCATCATCATACTGAGTTGCTGTTGTGTTTGCCATCACCGGCGCGCTAAACACAGACTTCAAGCACAACAACGGCAGCATGAGATTAACCTGATTGCCTATCGTGAAGCTCATAATTACTCCACTCTGCCATTTTATTTCC GATTTTTGCCAAATTATTTACTACCTCCCTATGAGGAAGTGGTGAATCGACCTCCAACCCCTCCCCCACCATATAGTGCCTTACATCAGCAATGTGTTACACCTGGCAGCAGCAGTGCGACACCAGACACAAGAAACCTACAGCCAGGCCAGACAGGCTGTCTGGCAGGAGCAGGAAGCAATAATGGAAGCACGGACAGCACTGCCTCCCCCAGCATCGGGGATCCCGAATCCTCCACCCCTCTAGTTGAACGATCAACCGCCAAGGCAACGAATGGCGAGCAAAGGAACTCCATTAGTGGGGCAGAGTTGGAAGAGATGGCTGATCATGTTCCCTGTTCTGACAAGGAGTCGGAGTGCAAGGAGGAACTGCTTAAGGATTACAACTCAGAAAGCTTAGACCACAACAGCGCCTTCTCCGATGCTAAAGACAAGACACCTGGCAGACACCGAAGGTTCACTGGTGACTCAGGCATTGAAATCTGCATCTGTAACCAGGGCCATCATGACAGTGATCTTAAGGAGTTGGATGGGTTAATTGATGATGGGCCCATGGACTTCTGTGATAGCTGCAGTGGCCATCCTCCGCATGGAGATGAAGAAGAAGGGCTTTTCAGTGCCTCGGATGAGCAGCACCGAGAGcataaccaccaccacctcccccgGCAGCCTGCTTGTGTGCTCCTGAACACCATAAATGAGCAGGACTCCCCAAACTCTCATGCCAATACATCCCCCAGCTAA
- the WBP1L gene encoding WW domain binding protein 1-like isoform X1: MERRLLGAMALLLFQALPEGLPASVEPAQDKETCIGINNQSYICETGHCCGQSQCCNYYYELWWFWLVWTIIIILSCCCVCHHRRAKHRLQAQQRQHEINLIAYREAHNYSTLPFYFRFLPNYLLPPYEEVVNRPPTPPPPYSALHQQCVTPGSSSATPDTRNLQPGQTGCLAGAGSNNGSTDSTASPSIGDPESSTPLVERSTAKATNGEQRNSISGAELEEMADHVPCSDKESECKEELLKDYNSESLDHNSAFSDAKDKTPGRHRRFTGDSGIEICICNQGHHDSDLKELDGLIDDGPMDFCDSCSGHPPHGDEEEGLFSASDEQHREHNHHHLPRQPACVLLNTINEQDSPNSHANTSPS; the protein is encoded by the exons GACAAAGAAACCTGCATAGGAATCAACAATCAGAGTTACATCTGTGAAACAGGCCACTGCTGTGGACAGTCTCAATGCTGCAATTACTATTATGAACTCTGGT GGTTCTGGCTAGTATGGACGATCATCATCATACTGAGTTGCTGTTGTGTTTGCCATCACCGGCGCGCTAAACACAGACTTCAAGCACAACAACGGCAGCATGAGATTAACCTGATTGCCTATCGTGAAGCTCATAATTACTCCACTCTGCCATTTTATTTCC GATTTTTGCCAAATTATTTACTACCTCCCTATGAGGAAGTGGTGAATCGACCTCCAACCCCTCCCCCACCATATAGTGCCTTACATCAGCAATGTGTTACACCTGGCAGCAGCAGTGCGACACCAGACACAAGAAACCTACAGCCAGGCCAGACAGGCTGTCTGGCAGGAGCAGGAAGCAATAATGGAAGCACGGACAGCACTGCCTCCCCCAGCATCGGGGATCCCGAATCCTCCACCCCTCTAGTTGAACGATCAACCGCCAAGGCAACGAATGGCGAGCAAAGGAACTCCATTAGTGGGGCAGAGTTGGAAGAGATGGCTGATCATGTTCCCTGTTCTGACAAGGAGTCGGAGTGCAAGGAGGAACTGCTTAAGGATTACAACTCAGAAAGCTTAGACCACAACAGCGCCTTCTCCGATGCTAAAGACAAGACACCTGGCAGACACCGAAGGTTCACTGGTGACTCAGGCATTGAAATCTGCATCTGTAACCAGGGCCATCATGACAGTGATCTTAAGGAGTTGGATGGGTTAATTGATGATGGGCCCATGGACTTCTGTGATAGCTGCAGTGGCCATCCTCCGCATGGAGATGAAGAAGAAGGGCTTTTCAGTGCCTCGGATGAGCAGCACCGAGAGcataaccaccaccacctcccccgGCAGCCTGCTTGTGTGCTCCTGAACACCATAAATGAGCAGGACTCCCCAAACTCTCATGCCAATACATCCCCCAGCTAA
- the WBP1L gene encoding WW domain binding protein 1-like isoform X3 yields MPFLLGLRQDKETCIGINNQSYICETGHCCGQSQCCNYYYELWWFWLVWTIIIILSCCCVCHHRRAKHRLQAQQRQHEINLIAYREAHNYSTLPFYFRFLPNYLLPPYEEVVNRPPTPPPPYSALHQQCVTPGSSSATPDTRNLQPGQTGCLAGAGSNNGSTDSTASPSIGDPESSTPLVERSTAKATNGEQRNSISGAELEEMADHVPCSDKESECKEELLKDYNSESLDHNSAFSDAKDKTPGRHRRFTGDSGIEICICNQGHHDSDLKELDGLIDDGPMDFCDSCSGHPPHGDEEEGLFSASDEQHREHNHHHLPRQPACVLLNTINEQDSPNSHANTSPS; encoded by the exons ATGCCTTTCCTTTTGGGCCTGCGGCAG GACAAAGAAACCTGCATAGGAATCAACAATCAGAGTTACATCTGTGAAACAGGCCACTGCTGTGGACAGTCTCAATGCTGCAATTACTATTATGAACTCTGGT GGTTCTGGCTAGTATGGACGATCATCATCATACTGAGTTGCTGTTGTGTTTGCCATCACCGGCGCGCTAAACACAGACTTCAAGCACAACAACGGCAGCATGAGATTAACCTGATTGCCTATCGTGAAGCTCATAATTACTCCACTCTGCCATTTTATTTCC GATTTTTGCCAAATTATTTACTACCTCCCTATGAGGAAGTGGTGAATCGACCTCCAACCCCTCCCCCACCATATAGTGCCTTACATCAGCAATGTGTTACACCTGGCAGCAGCAGTGCGACACCAGACACAAGAAACCTACAGCCAGGCCAGACAGGCTGTCTGGCAGGAGCAGGAAGCAATAATGGAAGCACGGACAGCACTGCCTCCCCCAGCATCGGGGATCCCGAATCCTCCACCCCTCTAGTTGAACGATCAACCGCCAAGGCAACGAATGGCGAGCAAAGGAACTCCATTAGTGGGGCAGAGTTGGAAGAGATGGCTGATCATGTTCCCTGTTCTGACAAGGAGTCGGAGTGCAAGGAGGAACTGCTTAAGGATTACAACTCAGAAAGCTTAGACCACAACAGCGCCTTCTCCGATGCTAAAGACAAGACACCTGGCAGACACCGAAGGTTCACTGGTGACTCAGGCATTGAAATCTGCATCTGTAACCAGGGCCATCATGACAGTGATCTTAAGGAGTTGGATGGGTTAATTGATGATGGGCCCATGGACTTCTGTGATAGCTGCAGTGGCCATCCTCCGCATGGAGATGAAGAAGAAGGGCTTTTCAGTGCCTCGGATGAGCAGCACCGAGAGcataaccaccaccacctcccccgGCAGCCTGCTTGTGTGCTCCTGAACACCATAAATGAGCAGGACTCCCCAAACTCTCATGCCAATACATCCCCCAGCTAA
- the WBP1L gene encoding WW domain binding protein 1-like isoform X4, with translation MREISKEDKETCIGINNQSYICETGHCCGQSQCCNYYYELWWFWLVWTIIIILSCCCVCHHRRAKHRLQAQQRQHEINLIAYREAHNYSTLPFYFRFLPNYLLPPYEEVVNRPPTPPPPYSALHQQCVTPGSSSATPDTRNLQPGQTGCLAGAGSNNGSTDSTASPSIGDPESSTPLVERSTAKATNGEQRNSISGAELEEMADHVPCSDKESECKEELLKDYNSESLDHNSAFSDAKDKTPGRHRRFTGDSGIEICICNQGHHDSDLKELDGLIDDGPMDFCDSCSGHPPHGDEEEGLFSASDEQHREHNHHHLPRQPACVLLNTINEQDSPNSHANTSPS, from the exons ATGAGAGAAATCTCAAAGGAG GACAAAGAAACCTGCATAGGAATCAACAATCAGAGTTACATCTGTGAAACAGGCCACTGCTGTGGACAGTCTCAATGCTGCAATTACTATTATGAACTCTGGT GGTTCTGGCTAGTATGGACGATCATCATCATACTGAGTTGCTGTTGTGTTTGCCATCACCGGCGCGCTAAACACAGACTTCAAGCACAACAACGGCAGCATGAGATTAACCTGATTGCCTATCGTGAAGCTCATAATTACTCCACTCTGCCATTTTATTTCC GATTTTTGCCAAATTATTTACTACCTCCCTATGAGGAAGTGGTGAATCGACCTCCAACCCCTCCCCCACCATATAGTGCCTTACATCAGCAATGTGTTACACCTGGCAGCAGCAGTGCGACACCAGACACAAGAAACCTACAGCCAGGCCAGACAGGCTGTCTGGCAGGAGCAGGAAGCAATAATGGAAGCACGGACAGCACTGCCTCCCCCAGCATCGGGGATCCCGAATCCTCCACCCCTCTAGTTGAACGATCAACCGCCAAGGCAACGAATGGCGAGCAAAGGAACTCCATTAGTGGGGCAGAGTTGGAAGAGATGGCTGATCATGTTCCCTGTTCTGACAAGGAGTCGGAGTGCAAGGAGGAACTGCTTAAGGATTACAACTCAGAAAGCTTAGACCACAACAGCGCCTTCTCCGATGCTAAAGACAAGACACCTGGCAGACACCGAAGGTTCACTGGTGACTCAGGCATTGAAATCTGCATCTGTAACCAGGGCCATCATGACAGTGATCTTAAGGAGTTGGATGGGTTAATTGATGATGGGCCCATGGACTTCTGTGATAGCTGCAGTGGCCATCCTCCGCATGGAGATGAAGAAGAAGGGCTTTTCAGTGCCTCGGATGAGCAGCACCGAGAGcataaccaccaccacctcccccgGCAGCCTGCTTGTGTGCTCCTGAACACCATAAATGAGCAGGACTCCCCAAACTCTCATGCCAATACATCCCCCAGCTAA
- the WBP1L gene encoding WW domain binding protein 1-like isoform X5, which translates to MGNCFIEDKETCIGINNQSYICETGHCCGQSQCCNYYYELWWFWLVWTIIIILSCCCVCHHRRAKHRLQAQQRQHEINLIAYREAHNYSTLPFYFRFLPNYLLPPYEEVVNRPPTPPPPYSALHQQCVTPGSSSATPDTRNLQPGQTGCLAGAGSNNGSTDSTASPSIGDPESSTPLVERSTAKATNGEQRNSISGAELEEMADHVPCSDKESECKEELLKDYNSESLDHNSAFSDAKDKTPGRHRRFTGDSGIEICICNQGHHDSDLKELDGLIDDGPMDFCDSCSGHPPHGDEEEGLFSASDEQHREHNHHHLPRQPACVLLNTINEQDSPNSHANTSPS; encoded by the exons ATGGGAAATTGCTTTATCGAG GACAAAGAAACCTGCATAGGAATCAACAATCAGAGTTACATCTGTGAAACAGGCCACTGCTGTGGACAGTCTCAATGCTGCAATTACTATTATGAACTCTGGT GGTTCTGGCTAGTATGGACGATCATCATCATACTGAGTTGCTGTTGTGTTTGCCATCACCGGCGCGCTAAACACAGACTTCAAGCACAACAACGGCAGCATGAGATTAACCTGATTGCCTATCGTGAAGCTCATAATTACTCCACTCTGCCATTTTATTTCC GATTTTTGCCAAATTATTTACTACCTCCCTATGAGGAAGTGGTGAATCGACCTCCAACCCCTCCCCCACCATATAGTGCCTTACATCAGCAATGTGTTACACCTGGCAGCAGCAGTGCGACACCAGACACAAGAAACCTACAGCCAGGCCAGACAGGCTGTCTGGCAGGAGCAGGAAGCAATAATGGAAGCACGGACAGCACTGCCTCCCCCAGCATCGGGGATCCCGAATCCTCCACCCCTCTAGTTGAACGATCAACCGCCAAGGCAACGAATGGCGAGCAAAGGAACTCCATTAGTGGGGCAGAGTTGGAAGAGATGGCTGATCATGTTCCCTGTTCTGACAAGGAGTCGGAGTGCAAGGAGGAACTGCTTAAGGATTACAACTCAGAAAGCTTAGACCACAACAGCGCCTTCTCCGATGCTAAAGACAAGACACCTGGCAGACACCGAAGGTTCACTGGTGACTCAGGCATTGAAATCTGCATCTGTAACCAGGGCCATCATGACAGTGATCTTAAGGAGTTGGATGGGTTAATTGATGATGGGCCCATGGACTTCTGTGATAGCTGCAGTGGCCATCCTCCGCATGGAGATGAAGAAGAAGGGCTTTTCAGTGCCTCGGATGAGCAGCACCGAGAGcataaccaccaccacctcccccgGCAGCCTGCTTGTGTGCTCCTGAACACCATAAATGAGCAGGACTCCCCAAACTCTCATGCCAATACATCCCCCAGCTAA